A single region of the Chrysoperla carnea chromosome 5, inChrCarn1.1, whole genome shotgun sequence genome encodes:
- the LOC123300185 gene encoding uncharacterized protein LOC123300185 isoform X2, which translates to MVCCCVKIRIPRTKQEIEADYQRKKLTREFQKQLKQIKNEEMDIMDLKRALETIHKEIYSIQDTTDPPLSHSSSINAPASINSSESHKMSDDGMVAEPQKPTPEWTKSEGGLNRTFSQKVSALLKLSKLKNLPTLDDEDNIP; encoded by the exons CGTACGAAACAAGAAATTGAAGCAGATTATCAACGGAAAAAACTGACGAGggaatttcaaaaacaattgaagcaaataaaaaatgaagaaatggATATAATGGATTTAAAACGAG CACTTGAAACAattcataaagaaatttactcAATTCAAGACACTACTGATCCTCCATTATCACATAGTTCATCAATAAACGCACCTGCATCAATAAATTCATCAGAGTCACACAAAATGTCTGACG atggAATGGTTGCTGAGCCCCAAAAACCAACACCAGAGTGGACTAAATCTGAGGGAGGTCTAAATCGCACATTTTCACAGAAAGTTTCTGCTTTgcttaaattatcaaaattaaagaatttaccTACGTTAGACGATGAagataatattccataa